The following proteins are encoded in a genomic region of Paenibacillus sp. FSL R7-0273:
- a CDS encoding ABC transporter substrate-binding protein, whose amino-acid sequence MLKWKRSLTVLAMTALLGTMAACGGNGNGATNKAEPTAGPASTTAAATAAPSNEPVKLRIMWWGSQPRHEATLAALELYTKNNPNVTFEPEYSGMDGYLDKLSTQAAAKNAPDIVQLDPGWMPDWMSRGQLADLAPEVDVSKFDAKLLSGGQLDGKQFAVPLGSVAFGMVYDKAAMDKLGIANPSNGWTWDDFFALAKESKSKLPDGQYFTLDYGGNYFMYSAYQYAKGKGQVITDDGHFNVDQAAYLEWTKKFEELRKEGLVPPADVNASDKENDPQMDLLAAGKVLFRYSFSNNLGTWDSIKPGAYALVTMPRAEEAGGWLKPSMYLSVSENSKHAEEAKKFINWFVNDQEAGNILKTFRGLPANKEIATALEASMSELDKVGLGLLRATEPDGQTWSAGAGGWTNFIDKDWVLVRDQLSFGKVTPENAFEQLKEAAQSYEK is encoded by the coding sequence ATGTTGAAATGGAAGCGTTCTCTTACAGTGCTGGCCATGACGGCCTTGCTGGGAACGATGGCAGCCTGCGGAGGTAACGGAAACGGTGCTACAAACAAGGCTGAGCCTACTGCCGGACCTGCCAGCACTACTGCAGCGGCAACGGCTGCACCCAGCAATGAGCCTGTTAAACTGCGTATTATGTGGTGGGGCTCCCAGCCCCGGCATGAGGCAACCTTGGCTGCGCTGGAATTATACACTAAGAACAATCCTAATGTGACCTTCGAGCCGGAATATTCAGGTATGGATGGCTACCTGGATAAATTATCGACCCAGGCTGCAGCGAAAAATGCACCGGATATCGTTCAGCTTGATCCGGGCTGGATGCCGGACTGGATGTCCCGGGGCCAGTTAGCTGACCTGGCGCCTGAGGTGGATGTCAGTAAATTCGATGCCAAGCTGCTGTCCGGCGGACAGCTTGACGGCAAGCAGTTCGCTGTTCCGCTTGGCTCGGTAGCCTTCGGAATGGTATACGACAAGGCAGCTATGGATAAGCTCGGTATTGCAAATCCTTCTAACGGCTGGACATGGGATGATTTCTTCGCGCTGGCCAAGGAGTCCAAATCCAAGCTGCCTGACGGTCAATATTTCACCCTGGATTATGGCGGCAACTACTTTATGTACTCAGCCTACCAGTACGCCAAAGGCAAGGGGCAGGTCATTACAGATGACGGCCACTTTAACGTCGATCAGGCAGCCTATCTGGAGTGGACCAAGAAATTTGAAGAGCTGCGCAAGGAAGGGCTGGTTCCTCCGGCTGACGTAAATGCTTCCGATAAGGAAAATGATCCGCAAATGGATCTCCTAGCAGCGGGTAAGGTTCTGTTCCGGTACAGCTTCTCCAATAACCTTGGTACCTGGGACAGCATCAAGCCGGGTGCTTATGCCCTGGTAACGATGCCGCGTGCGGAGGAAGCTGGCGGTTGGCTGAAGCCGTCCATGTACCTGTCCGTTTCCGAAAACTCCAAGCATGCTGAGGAAGCCAAGAAATTCATTAACTGGTTCGTGAATGATCAGGAAGCAGGAAATATACTCAAGACTTTCCGCGGTCTTCCGGCCAACAAGGAAATTGCAACAGCTCTGGAAGCGAGCATGAGCGAGCTGGATAAGGTGGGGCTGGGCTTGCTCCGCGCTACAGAGCCGGACGGCCAGACCTGGTCAGCCGGAGCCGGCGGCTGGACCAACTTCATCGACAAGGACTGGGTGCTTGTCCGTGACCAGCTCAGCTTTGGTAAAGTGACACCGGAGAATGCTTTTGAGCAGCTGAAGGAAGCAGCCCAGTCTTACGAAAAATAG
- a CDS encoding alpha-glucuronidase family glycosyl hydrolase, with product MNNNVECQPGDGYLGWLQYRRPAAEEQVRYQDYQHIVAAGQGDAVVRTAVDELAQGLKGITGNDILISKSRAAAPSIIIGTFGTCAEVDEAFSKEVSSAVKAEGYAIQTNSHTGSIVIGALTSAGVLYGVFHLLRIMGTGDSVRQLNILENPANQLRMINQWDNMDGSVERGYAGQSIFYENNRVTGNLERIQDYARLLASAGINAITINNVNVHQTESLLLTDFLADVATLAAIFRSYGIKLFLSINYASTMDIGGLETADPLDPNVRDWWRMAASAVYEAVPDFGGFLVKADSENRPGPFSYGRDHADGANMLAEALKPYGGIVIWRCFVYNCKQDWRDRATDRARAAYDHFQPLDGRFMDNVILQVKNGPIDFQVREPVSPLLGAMPKTNQVIEFQIAQEYTGQQRHVCYLVPQWKEILDFDTQLHGEATTVRRIADGSVHGNPYSGCAAVSNIGNDNNWTGHLLAQANLYGYGRLAWNPGLSAGGIAGEWITLTFGFSPEHKPFQILLRILMDSWEIYEAYTAPLGVGYMVNPEHHYGPNVDGYEYSMWGTYHFADCHGIGVDRTAATGTGYTVQYAKPNMEKYESLESCPDDLLLFFHHVPYTHVLHSGKTVIQHIYDTHFDGAERAYGLLSDWKQMKGHVDEQAYSHVEARLTEQAGHSKEWRDRINTYFFRKSGIPDLHGRTIY from the coding sequence ATGAATAACAATGTAGAATGTCAGCCGGGAGACGGGTATCTGGGCTGGCTGCAATACCGCCGTCCTGCGGCTGAAGAGCAGGTCCGGTATCAGGATTACCAGCATATTGTTGCCGCTGGCCAGGGAGATGCTGTTGTTCGTACGGCTGTGGACGAGCTGGCCCAGGGCCTGAAGGGAATCACAGGCAATGATATTTTGATCTCGAAGTCACGGGCAGCGGCCCCCAGTATCATTATTGGAACCTTCGGTACCTGCGCCGAGGTTGATGAGGCTTTCAGCAAGGAGGTGAGCTCTGCTGTTAAAGCGGAGGGCTATGCCATTCAAACCAACAGCCATACCGGAAGTATTGTTATTGGGGCCCTTACCTCTGCAGGGGTATTATATGGCGTATTTCATCTGCTGCGGATTATGGGGACAGGAGATTCTGTCCGGCAGTTAAATATTCTTGAGAATCCGGCCAATCAGCTGCGCATGATCAACCAGTGGGATAATATGGACGGCAGCGTGGAGCGGGGGTATGCCGGGCAATCCATCTTTTATGAGAATAACCGGGTCACAGGCAATCTTGAACGGATACAGGATTATGCCCGTCTGCTGGCCTCCGCCGGCATCAACGCCATTACGATCAATAATGTGAACGTGCATCAGACCGAGAGCCTGCTGCTCACGGATTTCCTGGCGGATGTAGCAACGCTGGCAGCCATTTTCCGCAGCTATGGCATCAAGCTGTTTCTGAGTATTAATTATGCCAGCACAATGGACATCGGAGGGCTGGAGACAGCAGATCCACTGGACCCTAATGTCCGGGATTGGTGGCGCATGGCAGCATCTGCTGTATATGAAGCTGTGCCTGATTTCGGGGGATTTCTGGTCAAAGCCGATTCGGAGAACCGGCCGGGACCATTCAGCTACGGCAGAGATCATGCAGACGGAGCCAATATGCTGGCTGAAGCGCTGAAGCCGTATGGCGGTATTGTCATCTGGCGCTGCTTCGTCTACAACTGCAAGCAGGACTGGCGTGACCGTGCCACCGACCGTGCAAGGGCAGCCTATGACCATTTTCAGCCGCTGGACGGACGCTTTATGGACAATGTCATTTTGCAGGTAAAGAATGGGCCGATTGACTTTCAGGTAAGAGAGCCTGTCTCGCCGCTGCTGGGTGCAATGCCAAAGACGAATCAGGTCATTGAATTCCAGATTGCCCAGGAGTATACCGGCCAGCAGCGCCATGTGTGCTATCTGGTGCCCCAGTGGAAGGAAATCCTGGATTTTGATACACAGCTCCACGGGGAAGCAACAACTGTACGGCGCATTGCGGATGGCTCTGTTCATGGCAATCCTTATAGCGGCTGTGCAGCCGTCTCTAATATAGGCAATGACAATAACTGGACGGGCCATCTGCTGGCGCAGGCCAATCTATACGGTTACGGCCGTCTTGCCTGGAATCCCGGACTCTCTGCCGGGGGGATAGCTGGGGAATGGATTACCCTTACTTTTGGCTTTAGCCCGGAGCATAAGCCGTTTCAGATCTTGTTAAGAATCCTAATGGATTCCTGGGAGATCTATGAAGCGTATACGGCCCCGCTGGGCGTCGGATATATGGTCAACCCTGAACATCATTACGGGCCTAATGTGGACGGATATGAGTATTCCATGTGGGGCACATATCACTTTGCGGATTGTCACGGAATTGGTGTTGACCGCACAGCTGCCACCGGAACAGGTTATACAGTCCAATACGCCAAGCCCAATATGGAAAAGTATGAGTCGCTGGAAAGCTGTCCGGATGACCTGCTGCTGTTCTTCCATCATGTGCCTTATACACATGTGCTGCATTCGGGTAAAACTGTGATCCAGCATATATATGACACGCATTTTGATGGCGCAGAGCGGGCATACGGGCTGCTGTCTGACTGGAAGCAAATGAAGGGACACGTAGATGAACAGGCGTACAGCCATGTTGAAGCGCGTCTTACAGAACAGGCAGGGCACAGTAAAGAGTGGCGGGACCGGATTAATACCTACTTCTTCCGGAAAAGCGGTATTCCCGACCTGCATGGAAGAACAATCTACTAA
- a CDS encoding carbohydrate ABC transporter permease produces MNRSTAAIAKTAARPKKSSYFKSRWNAPLAGYLFISPWLIGFLALTAYPLFLSLYYSFTDYTLMQPMNWIGARNYERIFTADPRFVQSAKVTFMYVLASVPLKLIAALLVAMILSKAVKGISIYRTAIYFPSLIGGSIGVSLLWRNIFGVDGVFNKLIAVFGFEGKGWITSPDTALGTLILLTVWQFGSTMVIFLAGLKQIPNDLYEASSVDGANKVTQFFRITLPMLSPILYFNLIMSVINAFQMFTSAFVITNGGPMNSTYVYAMYLYERAFSRYELGYASALAWIMLLAIIAATLLISYTSKYWVFYEADTGGRKRK; encoded by the coding sequence ATGAACCGTTCCACAGCCGCCATAGCCAAAACTGCTGCGAGGCCGAAAAAGAGCTCCTATTTCAAAAGCAGATGGAACGCTCCGCTAGCAGGCTATTTGTTTATATCTCCCTGGCTGATCGGGTTTCTAGCGCTTACGGCGTACCCGTTATTTTTGTCCCTGTATTACTCTTTTACCGACTACACGCTGATGCAGCCGATGAACTGGATCGGAGCCCGCAACTATGAACGGATCTTTACAGCAGATCCCCGATTCGTCCAATCCGCCAAAGTCACCTTCATGTATGTGCTGGCTTCCGTGCCCTTAAAGCTGATAGCTGCTCTCCTTGTAGCTATGATTCTGAGTAAGGCTGTCAAAGGGATCAGCATCTACCGGACGGCCATTTATTTTCCGTCGTTGATCGGGGGCAGTATCGGGGTATCGCTGCTCTGGCGCAACATCTTTGGCGTGGACGGGGTTTTCAACAAGCTGATCGCTGTCTTCGGCTTTGAAGGAAAGGGCTGGATCACAAGCCCCGATACGGCGCTTGGTACGCTGATTCTGCTGACAGTCTGGCAATTCGGCTCAACGATGGTTATTTTCCTGGCAGGCCTGAAGCAAATTCCTAATGATCTGTATGAAGCCTCTTCCGTAGACGGGGCCAATAAAGTGACACAGTTCTTCAGAATTACACTGCCGATGCTTTCGCCGATTCTGTATTTCAACCTGATCATGTCTGTTATTAACGCCTTTCAAATGTTCACCTCCGCATTTGTCATTACGAACGGCGGCCCGATGAATTCTACTTATGTGTATGCAATGTATTTGTACGAGAGGGCCTTCAGCCGTTATGAGCTGGGGTATGCTTCAGCACTTGCCTGGATTATGCTTCTGGCGATTATTGCAGCTACACTGTTAATCTCTTATACCTCGAAGTATTGGGTATTCTATGAAGCAGACACTGGAGGGAGAAAACGTAAATGA
- a CDS encoding carbohydrate ABC transporter permease, producing the protein MTTLKIKPALRHLFMILFSFVMVYPVLWWIGASLKHTTELNSPSIFPSVPQWSNFSNGWNSVPGHTFTDFYLNTFGLELAVIAATLLSTTLVAFGFARLDFPLKGFWFSILMLTLMMPGQVLIIPQYALFYQLGWVNTYLPFIIPHLLAGGAGGSFFVFLLIQFIRGVPRELDESAKIDGCSWFGIFWRVVMPLAFPAIVTVTIFCFLWNWDDFLGHLLYINTVDKYTVGLALRMINDSQSAQEWGQLLAMSLVSILPATIVFMFLQKYFVEGIATTGIKG; encoded by the coding sequence ATGACCACATTAAAGATAAAGCCGGCGCTTCGTCATCTGTTCATGATTCTCTTCAGCTTCGTGATGGTCTATCCGGTGCTCTGGTGGATCGGCGCCTCGCTGAAGCATACTACTGAGCTTAACTCGCCGTCCATTTTCCCGTCTGTTCCGCAGTGGAGCAACTTCAGCAACGGCTGGAATTCGGTACCCGGACATACCTTCACTGATTTTTATCTGAATACCTTCGGCCTTGAGCTGGCGGTCATTGCTGCGACACTCCTGTCCACTACACTGGTTGCCTTCGGGTTTGCCAGACTGGATTTTCCGCTTAAAGGCTTCTGGTTTTCCATTCTGATGCTTACCTTGATGATGCCGGGACAAGTGCTGATTATCCCTCAGTATGCGTTGTTTTATCAGCTTGGCTGGGTAAATACATATCTCCCGTTCATTATCCCCCATCTGCTCGCAGGCGGGGCAGGCGGCAGCTTCTTCGTCTTCCTGCTGATCCAGTTTATACGCGGAGTTCCCAGAGAGCTTGACGAATCTGCCAAAATCGACGGCTGCTCCTGGTTCGGTATCTTCTGGAGAGTGGTAATGCCGCTTGCCTTTCCGGCCATCGTTACAGTGACGATCTTCTGCTTCCTGTGGAACTGGGATGACTTCCTGGGTCATCTCCTGTATATCAACACAGTAGACAAGTACACGGTCGGCCTGGCGCTGCGGATGATTAATGATTCCCAATCCGCCCAGGAATGGGGCCAGCTGCTTGCCATGTCACTTGTATCGATTCTACCGGCAACCATCGTGTTCATGTTCCTCCAGAAGTATTTTGTGGAAGGGATTGCAACAACGGGAATTAAAGGATAA
- a CDS encoding sensor histidine kinase — protein MTNPFKKYRIDRLFFHSFAIVLIAVIGVTAWTSYSNSSKALVKTTSHYQQQLLDELNNEITTKLVMIEQISLSSTRDSELTNFLLNRQDEFERYRRRAGVESALANLTYAIPLIQGIDLYMDNPIFSERQSYIQFRSFKDLNKQEGIKCLEKSDFCWSREYNLSTSQGDVPVLSFFRKIVYENDYLGVLMVHIKAGEIRKLLTGNSDGSNRIMADSEGREIMKIGDTLAQDDWPRWIDLKSNNSGYVHIPAKDGARDTLLVYSRVDNSIWTLIEFTSWKQITASSLKLAEWIGLIGLGAVLMVVLLTHFLSRQFTKPIRRLVNAMRVYSVGGDNVELPSDYENEFGYLFSGYRKQNERIEELYLSLERRYEQQRKAEIEALQANINPHFLYNMLDQLNWMAIEAGQDELSRILELMGRMFRIGLSNGDSLITIADELMHINCYLEIQQLRWGEGLEYSIEASADLQSLYIPKLTLQPFVENSIVHGFNKQRSGLVSIVMEKSGDKLQIRIEDNGSGLKQPEEKPQNRHTGGYGIRNVRERIDGYFGAGYGIVLEEREEGGTRVRITLPLLTEHPAGNE, from the coding sequence CTGACTAATCCTTTTAAAAAATATAGAATTGACCGGCTGTTTTTTCATAGCTTTGCCATTGTGCTGATTGCAGTAATCGGGGTTACCGCATGGACAAGCTACAGCAATTCCTCCAAAGCGCTCGTAAAGACAACCTCCCATTACCAGCAGCAGCTGCTGGATGAGCTTAACAATGAAATTACAACCAAGCTGGTCATGATTGAGCAGATTTCCTTGTCCAGCACCCGCGACAGTGAATTAACCAACTTCCTGCTGAACAGGCAGGATGAGTTCGAGAGATACCGGAGGCGTGCCGGGGTGGAGAGTGCACTCGCGAATCTGACCTACGCCATTCCCCTGATCCAGGGGATCGATCTTTACATGGATAACCCCATCTTCAGCGAGCGGCAAAGCTATATTCAATTCCGCAGCTTCAAAGATCTGAATAAGCAGGAGGGGATCAAGTGCCTGGAGAAAAGCGACTTCTGCTGGTCCAGGGAATATAACTTATCTACTTCACAGGGGGACGTTCCGGTACTAAGCTTTTTCCGGAAAATTGTCTATGAAAATGACTACCTCGGTGTTCTGATGGTACATATCAAAGCGGGTGAAATAAGGAAGCTGTTAACCGGCAATTCTGACGGATCTAACCGGATCATGGCTGACAGCGAAGGCCGGGAGATTATGAAGATCGGCGATACGCTGGCCCAGGACGACTGGCCGCGGTGGATTGATCTGAAGAGCAATAACTCAGGTTATGTGCATATACCGGCAAAGGACGGAGCGCGTGATACACTGCTAGTCTATTCCAGGGTAGATAATTCCATCTGGACGCTCATAGAGTTTACTTCCTGGAAGCAGATCACGGCAAGCAGCCTGAAGCTGGCGGAATGGATTGGTCTAATCGGGCTTGGTGCAGTGCTGATGGTCGTGCTGCTGACCCATTTTTTGAGCAGGCAGTTTACGAAGCCGATCAGGAGACTTGTAAATGCGATGCGGGTATACTCCGTAGGCGGCGATAATGTGGAGCTCCCCTCGGACTATGAGAATGAGTTCGGGTATTTATTCTCCGGCTACCGTAAGCAGAATGAGCGGATTGAAGAGCTGTACCTGTCCCTGGAGCGCCGTTATGAGCAGCAGCGCAAAGCTGAAATTGAAGCGCTGCAGGCTAATATTAATCCGCATTTCCTGTACAATATGCTGGACCAGCTTAACTGGATGGCGATTGAGGCCGGCCAGGATGAGTTAAGCCGGATTCTGGAGCTCATGGGCCGGATGTTCCGGATCGGATTGTCGAACGGGGACAGCCTTATCACCATTGCAGATGAACTTATGCATATTAATTGTTATCTTGAAATCCAGCAGCTGCGCTGGGGTGAGGGTCTGGAATACAGCATCGAGGCATCCGCAGACCTTCAGTCTTTATACATTCCCAAGCTTACGCTGCAGCCGTTCGTGGAGAATTCGATCGTCCATGGCTTCAATAAGCAGCGGAGCGGTTTGGTATCCATCGTGATGGAGAAGAGCGGTGATAAGCTGCAGATTCGAATTGAGGATAACGGGTCTGGACTGAAGCAGCCTGAAGAAAAGCCGCAGAACAGGCATACGGGAGGCTATGGCATCCGCAATGTGAGAGAGCGGATCGACGGATATTTTGGAGCAGGCTATGGCATTGTTTTGGAGGAACGTGAAGAAGGCGGAACCAGAGTGCGGATTACACTGCCGCTGCTGACGGAGCATCCAGCCGGCAATGAATGA
- a CDS encoding response regulator transcription factor: MWKIAIIDDERQVLKGMKRSIPWDDLGAEWVGEAMNGEDGLEVIRRTLPDIVITDLYMPVMNGLDMMEQLRNEGFRGKIIILSGYSDFEHARQALRFQVTDYVSKPISLPTLRSILSNVVQELEAEEEKRMRQWELEFKMTLYEPFVEKEWVRSAAVGTLDSAYRDSMHLPPSYEYWLKRRHVTVGIELIRDERAKCLSVSDWNLFRFAVSNIACEVARRLFPDLEYTELHSTRALLIIHPEEGQQEQLEHRLDELGVRLTDSISTYLKLVTRIGIGGIKDSWTRLSDSTEEAFRAMDQTALRCAPAHEVYRYRESSSSVPVRGAHFPVKFSYKLAAAMKASQEAEAHDLVLAFITEMKKQEGISQGYVQMLGSELWGIIAYSLYESGFVLDDLFTNDQIAKEISGLVVPDQLASWLMDKISKICTSRQWKGSSKHRQIVDFMTSYIHEHYAEELTLAELSDKVFISRNHLSILFKNITGETFNNYLTRVRIEKARELLMERNMLVYEVAERVGYRNIPYFSTLFKKITGMNPTELIKN; encoded by the coding sequence ATGTGGAAAATTGCAATCATAGATGATGAGCGGCAGGTACTCAAGGGAATGAAACGCTCAATACCCTGGGATGACCTAGGCGCGGAGTGGGTCGGAGAAGCGATGAACGGAGAGGATGGACTTGAGGTTATACGCCGAACATTGCCGGATATAGTCATTACTGACTTGTATATGCCTGTCATGAACGGGCTGGATATGATGGAGCAGCTAAGGAATGAGGGCTTCCGCGGCAAAATCATTATCTTGAGCGGCTATTCAGATTTTGAACACGCCAGACAGGCCTTGCGGTTTCAGGTGACCGATTATGTATCCAAGCCAATCAGCCTGCCAACCTTAAGATCGATTCTGTCAAATGTCGTACAGGAGCTTGAGGCAGAGGAAGAAAAGCGTATGCGCCAATGGGAGCTCGAATTCAAAATGACGCTGTATGAGCCTTTTGTAGAAAAGGAGTGGGTCCGCTCGGCTGCTGTCGGCACGCTGGATTCCGCATACAGGGACAGCATGCATCTTCCGCCGTCCTACGAGTATTGGCTGAAACGCAGGCATGTCACGGTCGGCATCGAGCTGATCCGGGATGAACGGGCCAAATGTCTCTCTGTCTCGGACTGGAACCTGTTCCGCTTTGCAGTCAGCAATATCGCATGTGAGGTTGCACGCAGGCTGTTCCCGGATCTGGAATATACAGAGCTGCACAGTACAAGGGCCTTATTAATTATTCATCCGGAGGAAGGGCAGCAGGAACAGCTTGAGCACAGGCTGGATGAGCTGGGAGTCAGGCTGACCGACAGTATCAGCACCTATCTCAAGCTTGTCACCCGCATAGGGATCGGGGGAATCAAGGATTCCTGGACAAGGCTATCTGACTCGACGGAGGAGGCCTTCCGGGCCATGGACCAGACTGCCTTACGGTGCGCCCCGGCCCATGAGGTATACAGATACAGGGAGAGCAGCAGCAGCGTGCCGGTAAGGGGCGCCCACTTCCCTGTGAAATTTTCGTATAAGCTGGCAGCAGCAATGAAGGCTTCACAGGAAGCAGAAGCCCATGACCTTGTGCTGGCTTTTATAACGGAAATGAAGAAGCAAGAGGGCATTTCGCAGGGGTACGTTCAGATGCTGGGAAGCGAGCTGTGGGGGATCATAGCCTACTCGCTATATGAATCCGGATTTGTCCTGGATGATCTGTTCACCAATGACCAGATTGCCAAGGAGATCAGCGGCCTTGTTGTACCGGATCAGCTGGCAAGCTGGCTTATGGACAAAATCAGCAAAATCTGCACCAGCAGACAATGGAAGGGAAGCAGCAAGCACCGCCAGATTGTGGATTTTATGACCAGCTATATTCATGAGCATTATGCGGAGGAGCTGACCCTTGCCGAGCTTTCGGATAAGGTATTCATTTCACGGAATCATCTGTCTATCCTGTTTAAGAATATCACCGGGGAGACGTTCAACAATTATTTGACCCGGGTACGCATCGAGAAGGCGCGGGAGCTGCTGATGGAGCGGAACATGCTGGTATATGAAGTGGCGGAGCGGGTCGGCTACAGGAACATCCCCTACTTCAGCACGCTGTTCAAAAAGATTACCGGCATGAATCCGACAGAACTGATAAAAAACTGA
- a CDS encoding AraC family transcriptional regulator, giving the protein MLQATGHIFSPIKEELLCFHNTSTTELIDPTLPYHRHDAYEVYLFLRGNSLMYLEQSCYKLVPGDLIIISPGELHRCICLDTQTYERIGLNIKRTALEKLSSRRTSLASCFETHTFGQNNLTRLTHEQMIFYTGLAEQLISCLSSEEYGQDVLAEAYATQLLVFINTLYRSSTHSPDDIMPELVSNTMSYIKSHLAEDITSGHLEQEFHYSSKYISRLFREHTGLTIRSYIIDQRVSLAKSHLAAGKSVAEACELSGFSDYANFIRSFKKTAGISPGKYKANKHSERYRSERAANAGRKTKWS; this is encoded by the coding sequence ATGCTGCAGGCTACCGGCCATATATTTTCACCGATTAAGGAAGAGCTCCTCTGCTTTCACAATACGTCAACGACAGAGCTGATCGATCCAACGCTGCCTTATCACCGTCATGATGCCTATGAAGTTTATCTGTTCCTGAGGGGCAATTCCCTGATGTATCTTGAACAATCCTGCTACAAGCTGGTACCCGGGGATTTAATCATTATCAGCCCGGGTGAGCTGCACCGGTGTATCTGTCTCGATACCCAAACGTATGAACGGATCGGATTGAATATCAAACGAACAGCACTGGAAAAGCTATCAAGCCGCCGCACCAGCCTGGCCTCCTGCTTTGAGACTCACACTTTTGGACAGAACAATCTGACCCGGCTCACGCACGAGCAAATGATATTTTACACCGGATTAGCTGAACAGCTGATCTCCTGCCTGAGCTCAGAGGAATATGGACAGGATGTTCTGGCGGAGGCTTACGCAACCCAGCTGCTTGTATTCATCAACACCCTTTACCGCTCCTCGACGCATAGTCCGGACGATATCATGCCTGAGCTGGTCAGCAATACGATGTCCTATATCAAAAGCCATCTGGCGGAAGACATTACATCCGGACATTTGGAGCAGGAGTTTCATTACAGCAGCAAATATATCAGCCGGCTGTTCCGGGAGCATACCGGACTTACGATCCGTTCCTATATCATTGACCAGCGCGTATCGCTCGCCAAAAGCCATCTCGCCGCCGGTAAATCCGTTGCGGAAGCCTGTGAGCTATCCGGGTTCAGCGATTATGCGAATTTTATCCGCAGCTTCAAGAAGACAGCAGGCATCTCCCCCGGTAAATACAAGGCCAATAAGCATTCGGAGCGGTACCGGAGCGAAAGAGCTGCAAATGCCGGCAGAAAAACAAAATGGAGCTGA